In one Brassica oleracea var. oleracea cultivar TO1000 chromosome C9, BOL, whole genome shotgun sequence genomic region, the following are encoded:
- the LOC106316128 gene encoding monogalactosyldiacylglycerol synthase 3, chloroplastic has protein sequence MMKVASPRAQDDSITQKVFRRVYSNFSFSTVDDDYNHNRRRSRSGDYGKESLRKRGFEDKEQVMEMEQMGAERIKTVLILMSDTGGGHRASAEAIRDAFNIEFGDDYRIIIKDVWKEYTGWPLNDMERQYKFMVKHVGLWSVAFHGTSPKWIHRSYLSALAAYYAKEIEAGLMEYKPDIIISVHPLMQHIPLWVMKRQGLQKKVIFVTVITDLNTCHRTWFHHGVSRCYCPSKEVAKRALVDGLGGSQIRVFGLPVRPSFPRTIICKDDLRRELEIDSNLPAVLLMGGGEGMGPVQKTAQALGDSLYDSKERKPIGQLIVICGRNKTLASALASHEWKIPIKIRGFETQMEKWMGACDCIITKAGPGTIAEALICGLPIILNDYIPGQEKGNVPYVVDNGAGIFTRSPKETAKTVAGWFSSKKNELYKMSENALKLAQPEAVFDIVKDLHHLSQQQQQRIQLYNDYSY, from the exons ATGATGAAAGTGGCTTCGCCTCGTGCACAGGATGATTCAATCACGCAGAAAGTTTTTAGGCGAGTCTACAGCAATTTTAGCTTCTCGACGGTCGACGATGACTACAACCATAATCGTCGGAGATCAAGATCGGGTGATTACGGGAAGGAGAGTTTGAGGAAGAGAGGGTTTGAAGATAAAGAACAAGTTATGGAGATGGAGCAGATGGGAGCTGAGAGGATCAAAACTGTTCTTATTCTGATGAGTGATACCGGCGGTGGCCACCGTGCATCCGCTGAGGCTATACGTGACGCCTTCAATATCGAATTCGGAGATGACTACCGG ATAATCATAAAAGACGTTTGGAAGGAATACACAGGATGGCCACTGAACGACATGGAGAGACAGTACAAGTTCATGGTGAAACATGTTGGTCTTTGGTCAGTCGCGTTTCATGGTACCTCTCCCAAATGGATTCACAGAAGTTATCTCAGTGCTCTTGCCGCCTATTATGCCAA AGAAATAGAGGCTGGTTTAATGGAGTATAAACCAGACATTATTATTAGCGTACATCCTTTGATGCAACACATCCCATTGTGGGTAATGAAAAGGCAAGGACTTCAAAAGAAAGTCATTTTCGTGACGGTTATCACTGATCTGAACACTTGCCACCGTACATG GTTCCATCATGGAGTCAGCAGATGTTACTGCCCATCCAAAGAGGTTGCAAAGAGAGCATTAGTAGACGGTCTTGGAGGCTCTCAGATTCGTGTCTTTGGCTTACCTGTCCGCCCATCATTCCCTCGCACTATTATCTGCAAG GATGATCTAAGGAGAGAGCTTGAAATAGATTCGAATTTACCTGCGGTTCTGTTAATGGGAGGTGGTGAAGGAATGGGTCCGGTTCAGAAAACCGCTCAAGCCCTCGGAGATTCTTTATATGACTCTAAAGAAAGAAAACCAATAGGACAACTGATTGTCATATGCGGCCGGAACAAAACTCTTGCCTCTGCATTAGCATCCCATGAATGGAAGATTCCAATCAAG ATTCGTGGATTTGAGACACAAATGGAGAAATGGATGGGAGCTTGTGACTGCATCATCACAAAG GCCGGTCCAGGTACAATTGCAGAAGCATTGATTTGCGGCCTCCCAATTATCCTGAATGACTATATCCCCGGACAG GAAAAAGGCAATGTACCGTATGTTGTGGACAATGGGGCTGGAATTTTCACTCGAAGTCCTAAAGAAACCGCGAAAACTGTGGCTGGTTGGTTCAGCAGCAAGAAAAACGAATTATATAAAATGTCAGAGAATGCTCTTAAGTTGGCGCAGCCCGAGGCAGTGTTCGACATTGTTAAGGATTTACATCATCTATCTCAACAGCAGCAACAACGTATTCAACTTTATAATGATTATTCCTACTGA